A window of Fundulus heteroclitus isolate FHET01 unplaced genomic scaffold, MU-UCD_Fhet_4.1 scaffold_57, whole genome shotgun sequence genomic DNA:
AGGTTCGGATGCTTCAACTGTGGTTGTATTAGAATTGGCAACGGGAGAGAAACACTTTGTTGAACCAGTTTAGTTGTtgaaaataatcatttaaaaaataataattttagtgCTGAACACCTTAATGAAAGACCcaaaaacacaatgtaaaatAGCAAGGCATAAACTGGCTATACACATAAATAAGTAGATAAAAACACAACCGTTGCTATGTCTGCCAGTGATGTATCTGGACTACATACTGTGCCcatgttttatacatttatataaacaGTTTTGTGCTcgtttgatgattttttttttctctcaagaTATTCTGAGTTGTATCTTTTAGAATAACCATGAGAGCATGAAGTCTGGGTACTCTGTTGTTTAGCTAtgctctgtttctttttttacaaacttaCCCAGACCTGGTAAGCAGTAAATACAAATTCCACACTTTTTTGATTCTTTTCCAAAACTGTGTCGACCTGCTCTAGATTGATCTGGAAAAGACAgctgttttgaataaaaatcaagaTAAATATGAAATTGCACACATTCGTTTGCATGCACACATTCCAGCATGTTGACTTGTGTAGGCTAATCTACatttagcaaaaatgtttttctcttcccCTCATTCAGATTGATGAGCTTCCAGAAGGAGCTGTCAAACCTCCTGGCAACAAATATCCGATCTTCTTCTTTGGAACCCATGAAACGTATGCTAATTTAGTCGCTTGTTTTGAAACAGCAAAGCTGTTACATCTTTGTGTACTTAATGCACTTTATGGATAATATACATTTAGTTGTTACATCTATAGTctgactgaaacttttttcatgTCTGTGACGACGTTCTACTCTACTACATGTTTGCATGATTTATTATATTCTTTTGTCTTGTTTATGCTGTTATTCACTCACTGTAAATTGATCTgtgtatttaatacatttttggttTGACTATGTTTAagatttaaaggtagagtggacaaTTTTTACATAAATGTAGGGAAGACACATCCAAGTCtccttttgaataactgcacaaacgcaagaccatcttacctgttCTTCTGCTCCTTAGGGGGATCctgtgaaagaatctcccaaatacagtCTGgccttatttctgttttctggggccttccttttcttctcataaacttgtaagacagcaTGCTTCCTTTGACCTTAAGCCATTTtaaaagtatacggtgagagcagttgAGCTACAGTGAGTAGTTGAAACTGAAGCTAactagatacataaacactagaagcaCTAGAagtctcgccagatggattttgttccaTCTGAGAtggctccattggagatgtatttcagaagtaggggccttatcaaaaatccttgcatatgattggataaaccactaaaccacttgtccatcatctttactgatgtactacttcaaccactcacatcgaaactaacccgtgacgctgacgTTGGGCAAgatcaagctcttgccaaacccgAGAGATgggcaaaaacattgttttcactaacaaaagccttcataTCCATTGTCTGCTTTTCTTTCAAGTaattaatattcggtagattggacaacactgatgaaatagcagcatcattgTTACCACTTGCTTCCTtgctgcgagccgccattgttgtctaaatccaaacagtcgcttctctgatacatcacatctacgaaaatcccgcccgacgatcctgattggctcgtccattttatgtggtattgaaatccctcccaatggcagtgattccagatggatgtgtggagccgtgtggagcttgGTGGAAcgacatccatctggtgagagtcaaGTTACGCATCCAAAACCAGCAAGAGAAAACTAGTATGAAACCTGCATGCACATTGGTGTTACATGAGCGCGTCACAATGATGTGGGGACTACCAATAGATAAAGTGTTCCCCCAAGAACTCGAAGCAGAAAAAAcatcgtccactatacctttaaatctGACTAAAAACAGACATGGGAAGTGTCAgtatttttgtgaaaaaaatgacCAGAAGCACCAAGATGAATACtttaaggagcaataagcaaaatttaatCAATTTAGATAGAACTAAAAGATAgcgatgtgaagaactaaagatgATATTTCAGATCGACTATGGTATGATGTCACACTACATTCATCTATGTTGTTCttcagtctcttgtttacataggcGGGCTGGCCATGCATGCCAAAACACACATGTATGtgtatgtgaacagctgccactcagggcttagctcCTCTGTGCCCTAAAATTCACTGTTAAGATCATTGTTCTGCAACCCAAACCCCTCATTCACACAGACCCTAACATTCTTGCATTTCTCTCTATCACAAATAGAAGCTATTCAAGTCAAAGTGGTAATTCCCACTGGCTCCATGGTGCCCCTGGCAAAAGGGACAGCCTTCCTCGTCGACCATCAGAAATACAAATCAAGTCTATTTTTGACGGATGGCAAAATAAAAGGCATATATTTCTAAAAACCAGATGAGACACACAGGAAAACCGACATTGCAACAAACTGATCtggaacatttcaaaataagagggGAGGGTGTCTGAATGGATCAACGGATCCTACATGCATCCAGTGTGGATTGCTGCATGGCACATTTTGCAATGGATGATGGAGCGGACACAGAACATAGTGTGAAGCTGGCTTAATACACAACTGATCACTTGTATAACACTTACTCAATAAACAACTGTATAATCATATAGAGTGAAAACATGCTTGCCAGATGGTATTCATTCTTTTTACTCTATAGTGCATTCTTAGGTCCAAAGGATCTTCTTCCCTACAAAGACTATAAAGACAAATTTGGCAAGTCTAACAAGAGAAAAGGTTTCAATGAAGGCTTGTGGGAGATTGAGAACAACCCTGGAGTGAAGTTCACAGGTTATCAGGTCAGTTTGTATTATCTTCAGTTTAAAGAAATGACACACGGATTATAAAATGTGGGGGTGGGTGCAGTGGGGTGGGGGTGTTAAGGGGGTTTAAAGCAGTAGTTTCATGGCACAAAAAAGGGCCTGTTCGAAGGACCTGTTTGTGCTTCCGGTGTTTTTGTTAGAAGCACAAATATGTCTTATATGACTATGTCTGATGTGCAGGCCATCCAAAAACAGAATTCATCAGAAAAAGAAGAGGGAAGAAACACCGTTGATGGCAGCAGCGAGGGGGATGATGCTTACTCTGAGGAAGAACATAACAAGAAACAGTTGGAGGAAGACAAGACTGAATctaaacgaaaaaaaaacagcctcttCTAAGGTATGATGTGACAAGAAGATGCAGGCTGGAAATGAAGCGAGTTGAGAAAGTAGACTTTATAAGTATGACCAGACACTTTAAGTGCTTGTGTTATTTTGTCACGTAATTCAAAGTGTAATTTAGAATACCTGGATGCAATAACTACCCTTTACCATGTCCTTGATTGTGTATGGGAAGGGGTGGTTTATAATACTTCtagacattttatttgtaatttccCATCAAAGAGGGACTTTGGGGAGTTTATGgtgtaaacaatttaaagaaccaccaaaaacaaaatactatATCAGAAATCATTAGTCCAGCAATGAATAAATCCTGTTATATTTGTATTTCTAGCGTTTGGTTTTGGCCTCTCATTGTACATTCCTTTTACCATTTCAAGCATGCTCTTAAAGGTCTTGTAATCATAGTAAAATGAAGGGGTTTCATGTACTTTGTATATATTTCAACATTTGAGGGATTTACTGTGGTTTTACACAAACTCTTCCATGTTGTTTCCTTGTGTGTTCTGCAAATGTTGACCAGCAGCTACTATCCCAGATAGCAAAATATGAGTGAATCAATGTAGAAATGTGGTTGGGCAGAACTATTGAATCAATGTTGAAGCCTGACATTTAAATTATAGGTAAAGAGGACGATGACTTACATGTTCAATCAACGTTAAGTTTTCAACCATAACTGATACTATATCAATGTTGATTGAACCGTCATCTACATCTGATGAATCAATGTTATTTCAACGTTGAATTATGGTTAGGCAGAAATATTGAATCCACGTTGAAGCCTGACATTTTAATTATACATAGGCAGAAATATTGAATCCACGTTGAAGCCTGACATTTTAATTATACATAAAGTGGTCGGTgaccagaggtgtcaagtaactaagtaaAAATGCTTTGTTACCTTATTTAAGtataattttttgttatttatactttagtggAGTGATTATTTTTTACCCTACGTTTTGCTTCTTCTCCTTACGTTTTCAAGcaattatctgtactttctactccttacattttacAAATAGTCTAAAGTTTTCAGCTTGTCTTTGTTCTGGcttgtcagtaaaaaaaaaacaatcgaAACAATCTGATAAATAGCGCTACCCGAACAAAGTGATTTTGATTATGGTTGCAGGCAGTAGTGCACCAAGTTATTTGTCAAACGCCCCAACAAAAACTTATGAAGAAGAACAAAGCGTAGAAGAACATTgtatttttaggattattttggtatttttcttttttgattaaCTGAAAACACTGAATACTGTATACAGACAACCACACAAGGGTAATTGTTATAGGAGGGTAATGCACTCACAATAAAGTCCAGTTTTGCTATCTTACATCTGTACATCAATTCCTGTAGCTGTTGTTAATTTGCATTCCAATAATAACAAGTAaaaggttattcataatatgcCTCTGAAGTTTGACTATTTGCACCAATACTTAGAGGCAACCAGACATCAGATTTCCTGCTCCATGAAACATGTTGATGCTCAGTATGGCACCTATATGGACCTTCAatatgacttagacttagacaactttatttgtcattttgtacgTACAGGGTGCATACAGAATatcattttgttgcatacagcttgtaaattacagtataaagtgcagcagtgattaaaaaataaacaatgtaaatgtaaacaatgcaggtgAAAGAAACAGCGTGCAGGAGAATATTTAAACCAtagtatgtgcagaaatgatggtgcaaaaaggcctttgtgcaaaaatgcctttagaaactaaaagttcggcagcatttgtaatacTAGATAAAGATGcagtgatgcaaatgtgcaagcgagcaaatgtggaaatgtggtgcagagtccagtttatagttcaacAGTTCAAAACAATATATTTGCATTGTACTAAATGGTTAGTTTACAGTGGACATTTATGGGGTGAGACAGCCAATCctatattttattcagtattaacATCATACTATACAACTGTAGTAATGGTAACACCTCTGTCAGTGACTTACATGTTGAATCAACATCATATTTTCAATCATAACTGAAACTATATCAATATTCATTCAAGCATCATCTAAATGGTAATCTACATATgcatttgtgttgattttataTTGAATCAAAGTTAAGGAATCAATACTGATTCATGGATATTTGACATTAAAACATTGAGATTTTATAAATCCCCCGTGAAGCCTATttgaaaagtttagtttttcattGAGTTTCTGCTGATAGGTCTACATCATAACATACCAttacacatttctttatttagtaCTGGTGTGAAACACACAATATTATTGGCAAACGATTGGTATTATGTCATTCAAAATTATTACCATATTTCCAAAAAATGCGTGAACACAAACTTAGAAATGACAACAtggcataaatattttttttaaaggataacAGTCATAGATGAAGACGGCATCAACTTGTCCCTGAGTAATCCTTGTCAGTCAACTTTGGGTCAAACTGTTGAGCAGcaggtgaaaaacacaaaaatatgagTGAGGACGATAGAGTGTATATCCAAAACAATTATTGACATTTTGAACTTGTAGACTAGAATCTGTGCTCAAGTAGCTAAAGAGCTACTTGAGCACAGACGAAAAATGAGCAAGACCACACCGAAATGATCTacatttgtttaatgaatgCAGTTCagtctgtcaaataaataatCTTTTGATGGACTGATTCTTCCATTGACTCTACTTTATTGAAGTTTCTAAACATccaaatattaaataatgttctggttattGGTCTGAGAACAGACACAGAAACCGTACTGTTTCACTTTTACATTCAGAGTTAAATTAATAAGGACATGCCACTGAATACCCATGAATATTTATCTTAATGTTAGTGTAACAATGGGCCAATGTTACAGTCAGATTGTAGAttattgtttgtaaaaaatgcatttatatataaaacTGTTAACAAcaccaattatttttatttgttagtttcattttaagaaacagacaaacaaactcagTTAACATACATATTTGGCAcaaatttaaaatgtctacaGCATCCAAAATAAtgatataaaacattaaagataATCAACATTTTGAGACTGTTGTTATACAAACAACCTTTGGTCATGGAGCAACAGGAAGAGGGCGCCAGTACCCTTTCTATAACCTGACCAACGTCATTCTGGTTGATTGTTCATCATCAATTTAGATATTatgcaaatacaaataaaaaaacatcaaattaaaCAACCCAACCCTTCCCCAAATCAATATAATGATAGAAATAGAAgagcaaaatataaaaataaactggtaaataaaaaacagacaaacacaaaaatgaatagaataataaaattaactaaataagaaaattaaataataataataataataataataaccaaaaGTCGAGAAATCTACAAGAAAAGGGAAAGAGTCCAGCTTCACCACTGCCATGCAAGAATATTACAGTGATGTCATGTCAGAAACATGCTGTGTTAGACTCAACACTTAGAATATTGACATTTGGGACAAGCTCCTCTGGctcgcggacttcctgtttgcggtaaggcgtattgtgtcacttcctgttgttgctgtgtgaacgacggagctttgctccaggctctctcgctttttatctttaaacctctttgctgtaacatctgtttccaaacataagcacttttaaaacattgtctgtggctgctcatcacgtttgggaactcctcgtgtttcacacggtttgttctttggcgtgataatagggcgctagcttagctttagcctagcgttagcctcataatggcttctccgtctctgtcagaattggagacccggctccgtgctgttgaaaaaccggctgatagccgctcttttgctagcgcggagccgcatagagtaacttcacgtagcgaacctaaagcagtagcacccgagcagccgggtaagcaggctggctgggtgacggttcgtaggaagcatagctctagattacagaccccagatcaccaccaacccgtctgcgtttctaataaattttcccctctcagCGACAGTCTCgctgaggagccgaccttaattattggcagctccataataagaaatgtggcactaaagaaaccagggaccatagttaaatgcctaccagagGCCAGAACGGgtgacatagaatcctacctaaaactactggctaaggataagcgtaaataccgcaaaattgttattcacgctggcggtaatgacaccaggtcacgccgatcagaggtcactaaagttggtgttgcttcggtgtgtgagtttgctaaaactatgtcggactctgtaattttctctggtcccctgcctgatctgaccagtgatgacatgtttagccgcatgtcgtcattcaaccgctggttgtctaggtggtgtccagaaaacgacgtgggctacattgataactggagaactttctggggaaaacctggtctgatccggagagacggcatccatcctactttggagggtgcagctcttctttctagaaatctggacggatttattagttctcctaaatgctgacaacccagggtccagaccaggaagcagagccgtagtttaacacacctctctgcagcttctgtactgttacccacccattatcctattgagacggtgtctttcccacggccaaaacttaacagatcaaaaactgatctaaaaggaacaaatcataaaaatctaatacaaatccatacgg
This region includes:
- the hdgfl3 gene encoding hepatoma-derived growth factor-related protein 3 — translated: MVRPRPREYKAGDLVFAKMKGYPHWPARIDELPEGAVKPPGNKYPIFFFGTHETAFLGPKDLLPYKDYKDKFGKSNKRKGFNEGLWEIENNPGVKFTGYQAIQKQNSSEKEEGRNTVDGSSEGDDAYSEEEHNKKQLEEDKTESKRKKNSLF